TTGGATGGGGGAGGCAGTAGTAGGGGACTTGTATGATTGGTGCATTTCAGGAATTTACTGAAAATAGAATAATTGCTTTGATTATTGTTGTCTTTGTCAAGTGTACCCTTAATAGGTTTTGGAATCTTAATAAACGTGTCATTGATTTGAGTAACAACTGGAGCTTTaatatttgcaaaaaaaatgtCTGATTAATTAGTGCAGGAGAGGCGGTAGTAGGGGCTTGTATGATTGGTGCATTTCaggaattttttgaaaatagagTAATTGCCATGATTACTGTTATCTATAGCAAGTGGATGGACCCTTAATAGGTTTCGGAATCTTGATAAATGAGAGACTAGTATATTTTGgataattatgcaattttgaGAATTTCCTTTTTGTCTTTGAGAAAGACATTCTTAACTAGGCTCGAATTATTTGACTTGGCTTGCTTTATACAATCATTTTATGGGATCACTAAGGTTAGGGTCAATATTTTGATCTGGGAGATCTTCTAAGTTCTAGCATCCTGCTACCTAAAGAGGTTGAGACCTGCAGGAGGTAATCTGATAGGTTCTAAATATGCCAGGAGGGAAAATCAATTTTATTACTTGCTAGTATGGTATGAAGGACGGATGTTGATTTATTTGCTGCCTTTTGCTAATACAGTCCTGATACTGGAATTTTAAATTGCAATCGCAGCTGATTCGACCAAAAAATCCGACCCTAAGGCTCAGGCTGTCAAGGCTGCGAAGGCTGTCAAGTCAGGATCAACCTTCAAGAagaagtcacaaaagataaggaCAAAAGTTACATTCCACCGACCTAGGACTTTGAAGAAGGATAGAAACCCCAAGTATCCTCGTGTTAGTGCACCCGGAAGGAACAAACTTGATCAGTATGCTGTCCTAAAGTGTCCTCTCACCACCGAGTCTGCAATGAAGAAGATTGAAGACAACAACACCCTTGTTTTCATTGTGGACATCAGAGCTGATAAAAAGAAGATCAAGGATGCTGTGAAGAAGATGTATGATATTCAGACAAAGAAAATCAATACCTTGATCAGGTATATTTCCTTCTGTGCTGCTCTTCGTTCAAgtattgtcctaaaatgataaatttcaAAAAGTGTATCATGTATGTAATACTTTCATATAATGAAAATTGGTTGTTGTCAACCTGCACAAagattatatttctttttacttttgttGTTCTGCATATTGACATTCCTTGCTAAGCTActtctttgttttctttgttcAGGCCTGATGGGAGTAAGAAGGCGTATGTGAGGTTGACTCCAGACTATGATGCTTTGGATGTCGCCAACAAAATTGGGATTATCTAAATTAGTTTCCTGTTTAGAATTTTGGGAGAATTTAGAATATTGGATTGAAGTTTCTTGAAACACTTGAATGGAAGTGCCTTgtgttttgaattttgaattttgccTTTCAGAGACTCGTTTTGTTCCATATTATAAGAGAATTCAACCTTATGCTCAGTTTTCCTTTCTTAAATTTCTGTGAAGAGTATGATCCCAATGTTTGTCTTGCATTAGCTCCAAGTTTCATTGATAGTCAGAACATTATAAACATCTGCCTTGGCTAAAGGGGACGCCATTCTCAAGAAAATCGGTATTTTATGTTGGGATCATCATGCATTTCTGTTATAGATAAAGAAAGGATGAGGCATTATTTGATCTTCTGTAGTTTTACTTGCCTGATTTAGGAGTCAGGCTCAGAACTTCGACGCCTTTCTGATCGGCTTCCTCAATCAAATTGTTAGTGGCATCTCTTTGCCATTGCATAAAGTACTGCACAAAATAAAAACTTAGGCCAATTACTTTAACCCAGAACGTATAAGTAGTCATGATTATTAACGTTGTTTCTGAaggaccctcggctcaagtgaaGCTGGGAagtttttcttttgaaagaagactTGTGTGTACTTTAAAGTTGGAAGCAAATATGCATTTTCTGATCACTGAGCCCTCCAACTTTGGCGGTATAGAAGTACACAGGTTACATCTCTCTTTGTCACTTTTAATTAAACAGCTGTGCTAACATTTCTGTTTCTGTTTTCCTCCATGGGTATAACATTTTGTGGTCATTGATACGTAAGTTTTGTCATTATAGTGGGTAAAGTTCAATTACTTAAATAATGTGACAAAAATAGTTTTGTGACTTTTGTGTTATTTAGGATAAAGTTAACTTTACTGTTATGTGTTAAAGTTCAATGACTATGTATGAAATTAACATTTTAAGTTTCTAGTAAATTCCTTTTTACTGGCaactattttaaataatattgttAACTCAATTAAATTCATGTGATACTTGAAATAACTTTTAAAGAAGATCATATCAAATGAAAAGTGAATATGAAAATGGTGGTGCAGAGCTCTGTGAAGCCAGTAATAGAGAAACTCCACGGGACCGATATGCATCAAGGCAGTTAATTATAATGATCCCATCAAATATCAATCCTCCAAAGAGGCAAATTATGAGTCTATACGAATTTCAGTTATCCAATGTAGAACAAGTGGATTCTGGGAAGGTAGATTGTACGCATTCCGTGATTATAGCCATATGCAAGATACTTCTCAAGGCATTCTCGTATAGTTATTTGGATATCTTCAGTTCCTCACGACATAGCATTATCTGCACAACTTAAACGACATACCCTTATAGCTGGTTTTGGCATATCTTCGCATAGCAGCTTCCAGGATTTGGCAATTTCCTTCTACCTCCCCGTTTAACTGCTCAATTTACCTCACAATCTCAATAAACTTGACATCTTTACAGGTCTGCTGGGCATTGAACATTGAAGTGTGGAGTTTtgcatcaaaattctcaaagaAAATCAGTTTCTTGGCTCTTCATTGCGTGCTCGAGGAAGTACCCAAGAAGTTCATAAATCTCAGGCTTGTGGACATGTCTCTTGTCTCCAGTAACAAATACATGAATTTTGCATTTGATTTCAACCCAACTACAACCAGGGATCGTCTTCAACCCTTTTTCCCTCATTTCACTCCTTACGATGGATACACTCTTCCATCTTCCAGCAGCAGAATGTGCATTCGAGAGCATCACATATGATGAAACATCTCCAGGCTCTAAAGCCAATACCTTTTCAGCAGCATACTCCCCTAGCTTCGTGTTCGAGTGAATCTGGCAACCTCCCAACAATGCCTTCCAAAATCCTATACCTGGATCAAAGGGCAAAGCACGAAAAAATTTCTCAGCTTGTTGAAACCTCCCTGAACGCGATAGCAGATCAACCATACATGCATAGTGCTCAGATTTCAGCAGATTAGCGTCCTGAGTTCTTGCCTGCTCGAAATAGGAATAAGCCTCATCAACAAGACCAATATGACTACATGCCAATAGCAAACCAAGAAGAGTGACACTATTTGGCTTAATTCCCATACATTCCATTCTCTTAAACAATTCAATCGCTACGTCCCCTCTCCCATTTTGAGCATGAGCACATATTAGAGCATTCCAACTCACAGCATTTCTTTCAGGAAGCCTACTGAAAACGCGAAGACTATCTTCTAAGCTCCCACATTTTGCATAAAAGCTAACAAGAGAATTGCCTACAAACACACCAAACTCACCCAAATACTTCACAGCACAAGCATGGAAACTTTTTCCCCTTCCCAATACTGCCATATTTGCAGCTGCACTTAACAAAGAAGGGAACGTCGATTGATCAGGTATGAAACCTCGTCTCAACATCTCAACAAAAAGATTAACAGCCTCTTCATTACGTCCTTTCTTGCTATACCCACTAATCATAGCATTCCAAGAAACAACATTTCTCTCGGGGATGATCCGAAAGATCTCCATAGCTTCATCAAACCTCTGTTCTTTAAGATACCCACATAGTAAAGTAGTGTAAGAAACCACATTTGGTTCATGGGTATCCTCAAAAACAACTCGAGCTTCCTCAACACTGGTTAACTTTACATAAAGATCCAAAAGCGCACTACCCACATAAACATTCGACTGAAGACCAAGTTTCATTGACATAGCATGAAATTGCTTTCCTAAATTTGGATCATCGAGAATAACGGACGAGTGAATTACAACACAAAAAGTGAACTCATTGGGTCTAATATTAAACTCAAACATTCTTGAGAAGATATCCATTGCTTTCTTGTGTTGATTCAATCTAGCAAAACGGCTAATCAAAGATGTAGCTGATGCTACATCTCGTTTAGGCAATTCATCGAACAATTGGTATGCATTTGTTtcagtttggatagggcatctAAAATTCAAACGGTGTATTCTTACGTATATTGGCAGATACAAAAAGGACAATCGAGTTGAACGGAACGAGTAATATGAATTCATATAAGTAACTGGAGAACCCACTAGTTTAGAAATTGAAACACAAATGGTCAAATGGACAATATTATGAGATTAAAAAAATCTGCAACTAATAGTTCCATTAGTGATACAGgtgttttttttaatagaaaatgttatgaaaatattttttgagaaaataagtgtttttttgtatatatataaaatattatcctaaaaattattcaaatttcaaatatataccaTATATTAATTACTCCATCTGTTCCATTTTAGTTCTCATGTTACGTTTTTCGAAagtcaatttgattaatttttaaagttaaattatattactttaactcaatattataaagtaaaaaaattatatattcaaaaactatacaaaaagtactataagttacaatttttttcatatcaatatgataaaaaaaatatatcttaaaatattagtcaaaattcatatagtttgactctcaaaaagaaaaccatgacaactaaaatgagATGTATGGAGtaatttacaacaaatataaccatattttatttatataaaaaatatccaaaatcatccgaaatatacagtgactatacaACTGAATATACGTTATGATACActttatacatgaaatatacaccaaaatatatatgaacatatatcaaatgaccattttttcGATAATTAAAATGACTGAATGACCATCTACTGTAATTATTAGAGGTGGAGGTGAAAGGGGGGCCTAGGGAGTTTATCCAAATCTTCTCAGCAAAAtattacactatatatatatatataaataagtaattaattcatatatttatttatttcatattttgaattttcttaacGAAAATGGCGATAAGGATGAGAATAGGAGTGAAAATAAAGTAGGTTATAAGATAAAAAGTAcacaattaatatatatttcaaCTTATAGGACCTAAAATGCTACTCtcttcattttaaattaattgttatttatattaaaaatagttgtcCTAAATAGACAATCAagagagaattaattatatttttttaattttatccttaacattaattattctagtATTAAGAGGCACCTAAATAGATAAAGATCAAAGAATTAATAAGGAATGTATTAGTTAAATAATGTtcctaattaataatttcttatGAATTGTGTAAAATTTTATCATGCTAATTAAAATGGGACGGAGAAAGCAGTGTTAATATAACTCGTAATCTAGTTACCAAACGCTGCCTGCAATGCGTGACGACAGTACAGAGCTTTCAATAACCAAACAGTGGTGGATCCAGAATTTTATTTAAGTGGGTTCAAGTTACGATAAATCATAATAGTAGtagttatcatatttttttctgtTCCCAACATTacctatatatataagatattattttaagatgttgttcaatttaaaggaaaataaataatacaagaaaacaatataaattcctaacaaaaatatatctattttttaactaaaataagattgaaaatttccacatatctttaatttgaaAATGT
This DNA window, taken from Solanum dulcamara chromosome 3, daSolDulc1.2, whole genome shotgun sequence, encodes the following:
- the LOC129882200 gene encoding 60S ribosomal protein L23a — translated: MAPKADSTKKSDPKAQAVKAAKAVKSGSTFKKKSQKIRTKVTFHRPRTLKKDRNPKYPRVSAPGRNKLDQYAVLKCPLTTESAMKKIEDNNTLVFIVDIRADKKKIKDAVKKMYDIQTKKINTLIRPDGSKKAYVRLTPDYDALDVANKIGII
- the LOC129881455 gene encoding pentatricopeptide repeat-containing protein At5g42450, mitochondrial, translated to MNSYYSFRSTRLSFLYLPIYVRIHRLNFRCPIQTETNAYQLFDELPKRDVASATSLISRFARLNQHKKAMDIFSRMFEFNIRPNEFTFCVVIHSSVILDDPNLGKQFHAMSMKLGLQSNVYVGSALLDLYVKLTSVEEARVVFEDTHEPNVVSYTTLLCGYLKEQRFDEAMEIFRIIPERNVVSWNAMISGYSKKGRNEEAVNLFVEMLRRGFIPDQSTFPSLLSAAANMAVLGRGKSFHACAVKYLGEFGVFVGNSLVSFYAKCGSLEDSLRVFSRLPERNAVSWNALICAHAQNGRGDVAIELFKRMECMGIKPNSVTLLGLLLACSHIGLVDEAYSYFEQARTQDANLLKSEHYACMVDLLSRSGRFQQAEKFFRALPFDPGIGFWKALLGGCQIHSNTKLGEYAAEKVLALEPGDVSSYVMLSNAHSAAGRWKSVSIVRSEMREKGLKTIPGCSWVEIKCKIHVFVTGDKRHVHKPEIYELLGYFLEHAMKSQETDFL